From Micromonospora sp. NBC_01699, a single genomic window includes:
- a CDS encoding diacylglycerol kinase family protein, with product MGDGPVAVLANPTAGRGRYRNLLPAVLDRLSTAGRPVRLIEARTAAQALAGCHAAVADGVAALVAVGGDGTAHLALQAVAGTPVGFGPVPVGTGNDFAVETGFPAEPLAAADVITEALRDGRARPVDLARLTGTGEPPRWYGAVLAAGFDAIVNERANRMRWPRGPIRYDLAILVELARLRPRSYTLRLDGVAHEIEAVLVAIGNCASYGGGMRICPAADPTDGQLDVVVAGAVGRGTLVRIKPQVYRGTHVDHPRVRTYRARTVELAATERIVCYADGERIGPLPVTVEAVPGAARLLR from the coding sequence ATCGGCGACGGGCCGGTGGCGGTGCTGGCGAATCCGACCGCCGGGCGGGGCCGGTACCGGAACCTGCTGCCCGCCGTACTGGACCGGCTGAGCACCGCCGGCCGCCCGGTGCGCCTGATCGAAGCGCGTACGGCCGCACAGGCCCTGGCCGGTTGCCACGCCGCGGTGGCCGACGGCGTCGCGGCCCTCGTCGCCGTCGGCGGCGACGGCACGGCGCACCTGGCCCTACAGGCGGTCGCCGGCACACCGGTCGGGTTCGGCCCGGTGCCGGTCGGCACCGGCAACGACTTCGCGGTGGAGACCGGCTTCCCGGCCGAACCGCTCGCCGCGGCCGACGTGATCACCGAGGCACTCCGCGACGGCCGGGCCCGCCCGGTCGACCTGGCCCGACTGACCGGTACGGGCGAACCGCCCCGCTGGTACGGCGCGGTGCTCGCGGCCGGCTTCGACGCGATCGTGAACGAACGGGCCAACCGGATGCGCTGGCCGCGTGGCCCGATCCGCTACGACCTGGCGATCCTGGTCGAACTGGCCCGGCTCCGGCCACGGTCCTACACGCTGCGCCTGGACGGGGTCGCGCACGAGATCGAGGCCGTGCTGGTCGCGATCGGCAACTGCGCGAGCTACGGCGGCGGTATGCGGATCTGCCCGGCCGCCGACCCCACCGACGGGCAACTCGACGTGGTGGTCGCCGGGGCCGTCGGGCGGGGCACGCTGGTCCGGATCAAGCCGCAGGTCTACCGGGGCACCCACGTGGACCACCCTCGGGTGCGCACGTACCGGGCCCGGACGGTGGAACTCGCCGCGACCGAGCGGATCGTCTGCTACGCCGACGGCGAGCGGATCGGCCCGCTGCCGGTGACCGTGGAGGCGGTGCCGGGCGCGGCCCGACTGCTGCGCTGA
- a CDS encoding HAD family hydrolase, producing the protein MPDHAEPPKPRTPSGPADALPAPPRRPVDAVLFDFHGTLAQVEDPLSWVIAGAAECGTALDRGRATVLADRLITAGRAGGPLPNRVPPQLAEVWANRDLYEYAHRAAYTGLAGTVNTGVEGLAEALYERLLRPEGWVPYTDTAATLRALRAAGVPVAVVSNIGFDIRGFFTAWGLADLIDTYVLSYEVGRCKPDPDIFLRACGALRVDPERALMVGDSPADAGAVRAGCAALLLPAAEAGRPNGLGAVLDLAIPDGD; encoded by the coding sequence GTGCCGGACCATGCCGAACCGCCCAAGCCCCGTACGCCGAGCGGACCCGCCGACGCGCTCCCGGCGCCACCACGCCGGCCCGTCGACGCGGTGCTCTTCGACTTCCACGGCACCCTCGCCCAGGTGGAGGACCCGCTCAGCTGGGTGATCGCCGGCGCGGCCGAGTGCGGCACCGCGCTGGACCGGGGACGGGCGACCGTGCTCGCCGACCGGCTGATCACCGCCGGCCGGGCCGGTGGGCCGTTGCCGAACCGGGTGCCGCCGCAGTTGGCCGAGGTGTGGGCCAACCGTGACCTCTACGAATACGCGCACCGGGCCGCGTACACCGGGCTCGCCGGCACGGTGAACACCGGTGTGGAGGGCCTCGCCGAGGCGCTCTACGAGCGGCTGCTCCGGCCGGAGGGCTGGGTGCCGTACACCGACACGGCGGCCACCCTGCGGGCCCTGCGGGCGGCCGGGGTGCCGGTCGCGGTGGTCAGCAACATCGGCTTCGACATCCGGGGGTTCTTCACCGCCTGGGGGCTCGCCGACCTGATCGACACCTACGTGCTCTCGTACGAGGTGGGCCGCTGCAAGCCCGACCCGGACATCTTCCTGCGCGCCTGCGGTGCGCTGCGGGTCGACCCGGAGCGGGCCCTGATGGTCGGCGACAGCCCGGCGGACGCGGGCGCGGTGCGCGCCGGCTGTGCCGCGCTGCTGCTGCCGGCGGCCGAGGCCGGCCGACCGAACGGTCTGGGCGCGGTCCTCGACCTGGCGATCCCCGACGGCGACTGA